One window of the Staphylococcus equorum genome contains the following:
- the tsf gene encoding translation elongation factor Ts — protein MAISAKLVKELREKTGAGMMDCKKALTETDGDIDKAIDYLRENGIAKAAKKSDRIAAEGLVHVEEKGNEAAIVEINSETDFVARNEGFQELVKEIANQVLETKAETVEALLETTLADGKSVDQRVKESISTIGEKLSIRRFAIRTKSDNDAFGSYLHMGGRIGVLTVVEGSTDVQAAKDVAMHIAAINPKYVSSEQVSEDEINHEREVLKQQALNEGKPEKIVEKMVEGRLRKYLQEICAVDQNFVKDPDQTVEAFLKSKGGKLVDFLRYEVGEGMEKREENFADEVKGQMK, from the coding sequence ATGGCAATTTCAGCTAAACTTGTAAAAGAATTACGTGAAAAAACTGGTGCAGGTATGATGGACTGTAAAAAAGCTTTAACAGAAACTGATGGTGACATCGACAAAGCTATTGATTACTTACGTGAAAACGGTATTGCAAAAGCTGCTAAAAAATCTGACCGTATTGCGGCAGAAGGTTTAGTTCATGTTGAAGAAAAAGGCAATGAAGCAGCAATTGTAGAAATTAATTCAGAAACTGATTTCGTAGCTCGTAACGAAGGTTTCCAAGAATTAGTGAAAGAAATTGCTAATCAAGTATTAGAAACAAAGGCTGAAACAGTAGAAGCCTTATTAGAAACTACATTAGCTGATGGTAAATCAGTAGACCAACGTGTTAAAGAATCTATCTCAACTATCGGAGAAAAATTAAGTATCCGTCGTTTTGCTATTAGAACAAAATCAGACAATGATGCTTTTGGTTCTTATTTACACATGGGCGGACGTATCGGTGTGTTAACTGTAGTTGAAGGTTCAACTGATGTCCAAGCAGCTAAAGACGTAGCTATGCACATTGCTGCAATCAACCCTAAATATGTTTCATCTGAACAAGTAAGCGAAGATGAAATCAATCACGAAAGAGAAGTTTTAAAACAACAAGCACTAAACGAAGGCAAACCAGAGAAAATTGTAGAAAAAATGGTTGAAGGTCGTTTACGTAAATATTTACAAGAAATTTGTGCAGTTGACCAAAACTTTGTAAAAGATCCTGATCAAACAGTTGAAGCTTTCTTGAAATCAAAAGGTGGAAAACTTGTTGACTTCTTACGTTATGAAGTAGGCGAAGGCATGGAGAAACGCGAAGAAAACTTTGCTGACGAAGTAAAAGGACAAATGAAATAA
- the rpsB gene encoding 30S ribosomal protein S2: MAVISMKQLLEAGVHFGHQTRRWNPKMKRYIFTERNGIYIIDLQKTVKKVEEAYNFIKQVSEDGGKVLFVGTKKQAQDSVKAEAERAGQFYVNQRWLGGILTNYKTISKRIKRISEIEKMEEDGLFEVLPKKEVVELKKEYDRLIKFLGGIRDMKSMPQALFVVDPRKERNAIAEARKLHIPIVGIVDTNCDPDEIDYVIPANDDAIRAVKLLTGKMADAILEGQQGVSNEEVAAEQNIDLKESKEATEAGTTEENTSVESN; the protein is encoded by the coding sequence ATGGCAGTAATTTCAATGAAACAATTACTAGAAGCAGGCGTTCACTTTGGTCACCAAACACGTCGTTGGAACCCAAAAATGAAAAGATACATTTTCACTGAAAGAAACGGTATTTACATTATCGATCTACAAAAAACAGTGAAAAAAGTAGAAGAAGCTTATAACTTCATTAAACAAGTATCAGAAGATGGCGGAAAAGTTTTATTCGTTGGTACGAAAAAACAAGCACAAGACTCAGTGAAAGCTGAAGCAGAACGTGCGGGTCAATTCTATGTAAACCAAAGATGGTTAGGTGGAATCTTAACTAACTATAAAACAATTTCTAAACGTATCAAACGCATCTCTGAGATTGAAAAAATGGAAGAAGATGGCTTATTCGAAGTATTACCTAAAAAAGAAGTTGTAGAACTTAAAAAAGAATACGACCGTTTAATCAAATTCTTAGGCGGAATTCGTGATATGAAATCAATGCCTCAAGCATTATTTGTAGTTGACCCTCGTAAAGAGCGCAACGCAATTGCTGAAGCACGCAAATTACACATCCCTATCGTTGGTATTGTGGATACTAACTGTGATCCAGATGAAATTGATTACGTTATCCCAGCAAACGACGATGCTATTCGTGCCGTTAAATTATTAACTGGTAAAATGGCAGATGCGATCTTAGAAGGTCAACAAGGTGTATCTAATGAAGAAGTAGCAGCAGAACAAAATATTGATTTAAAAGAATCAAAAGAAGCTACTGAAGCAGGAACAACTGAAGAAAACACTTCTGTTGAATCAAACTAA
- the codY gene encoding GTP-sensing pleiotropic transcriptional regulator CodY: MSLLSKTRELNTLLQKHKGIAVDFKDVAQTISSVTVTNVFIVSRKGKILGSSLNELLKNDRIIQMLENRHIPKEYTDKLMDVRETQSNIDIENVLSVFPPENKDLFKISRTTIFPILGGGERLGTLVLGRVQEDFSENDLVLGEYAATVIGMEILREKHSEVEQEARDKASISMAINSLSYSESEAIEHIFEELGGKEGLLIASKVADRVGITRSVIVNALRKLESAGVIESRSLGMKGTFIKVKKEKFLDELERIK, translated from the coding sequence ATGAGCTTATTATCGAAAACTAGAGAATTAAATACACTTTTGCAAAAGCACAAAGGTATTGCCGTTGATTTTAAGGATGTAGCACAAACAATAAGTAGTGTAACAGTAACAAATGTATTTATTGTGTCTAGAAAAGGAAAGATTTTAGGGTCAAGCTTAAACGAATTGTTGAAAAATGATCGTATTATACAAATGCTTGAAAATAGACATATCCCTAAAGAATATACGGATAAACTAATGGATGTTAGAGAAACACAATCTAATATTGATATAGAAAACGTATTATCTGTGTTCCCACCAGAAAATAAAGATTTATTCAAAATTAGCCGAACTACAATTTTTCCAATTTTAGGTGGCGGTGAAAGATTAGGTACTTTAGTACTTGGACGTGTTCAAGAAGATTTCTCTGAGAATGATTTAGTTCTTGGTGAATATGCTGCCACAGTTATTGGTATGGAAATATTACGTGAAAAACATAGTGAAGTTGAACAAGAAGCAAGAGACAAAGCTTCTATTAGCATGGCAATTAATTCTTTATCATATTCTGAAAGTGAAGCAATCGAGCATATCTTTGAAGAATTAGGCGGTAAAGAAGGATTACTTATTGCATCAAAAGTTGCTGATAGAGTAGGTATCACACGTTCAGTTATTGTTAACGCTTTGCGTAAACTTGAAAGTGCTGGTGTTATTGAATCACGTTCTTTAGGAATGAAAGGTACATTTATTAAAGTGAAAAAAGAAAAATTCTTAGATGAGCTAGAAAGAATTAAATAA
- the hslU gene encoding ATP-dependent protease ATPase subunit HslU, with the protein METTGIKLTPKDIVSKLNEYIVGQDDAKRKVAIALRNRYRRSLLAEEAKQEIAPKNILMIGPTGVGKTEIARRMAKVVGAPFIKVEATKFTEVGYVGRDVESMVRDLVDVAIRLVKEQKKALVEEEAKQKANEKLVKLLVPSMKQKANNTNNGENNPLESLFGGSMPNFGQNNDEEEDTPTEEINTKRSEIKQQLLNGELEEEKVRLKVEQDPGAMGMLGTNQNEQMQDMMKQLMPKKKVEREVPVQTARKILTDQFADELIDQESANQQAIELAEQMGIIFIDEIDKVATNNQNSGQDVSRQGVQRDILPILEGSMVQTKYGTVNTEHMLFIGAGAFHVAKPSDLIPELQGRFPIRVELESLSVEDFVRILTEPKLSLIKQYEALLQTEEVTVNFTDDSIKRLAEIAFQVNQDTDNIGARRLHTILEKMLEDLSFEAPSMPNAVVDITPQYVDDKLKSISTNKDLSAFIL; encoded by the coding sequence ATGGAAACGACTGGCATTAAATTAACACCAAAAGATATCGTTTCAAAATTGAATGAATACATTGTTGGGCAAGATGATGCAAAGCGCAAAGTAGCAATTGCATTAAGAAATAGATATAGACGAAGTCTTTTAGCTGAAGAAGCTAAACAAGAGATTGCACCCAAAAATATTTTGATGATCGGACCAACAGGTGTAGGTAAGACGGAAATAGCAAGAAGAATGGCTAAAGTTGTAGGTGCACCTTTTATAAAGGTCGAAGCAACTAAATTTACAGAAGTAGGCTACGTAGGTCGAGATGTTGAGAGCATGGTAAGAGATTTAGTTGACGTAGCTATTAGACTAGTTAAAGAACAAAAGAAAGCTTTAGTTGAAGAAGAAGCGAAACAAAAAGCAAATGAAAAATTAGTAAAACTTTTAGTACCTAGCATGAAGCAAAAAGCAAATAATACGAATAACGGTGAGAATAACCCTCTAGAATCACTATTTGGTGGTTCGATGCCAAACTTTGGTCAGAATAATGATGAAGAAGAGGATACACCTACAGAAGAAATCAACACAAAACGTTCTGAAATTAAACAACAATTGTTGAATGGTGAACTAGAAGAAGAAAAAGTAAGATTAAAAGTAGAACAAGACCCAGGTGCTATGGGCATGTTAGGCACAAATCAAAATGAACAAATGCAAGATATGATGAAACAACTCATGCCTAAGAAAAAAGTTGAACGAGAAGTTCCTGTACAAACAGCGCGTAAAATATTAACTGACCAATTTGCCGACGAACTGATTGATCAAGAATCAGCAAATCAACAAGCAATTGAACTTGCCGAGCAAATGGGTATTATATTTATTGATGAAATCGATAAAGTTGCAACAAATAATCAAAATTCAGGTCAAGATGTGTCTCGACAAGGCGTTCAGAGAGATATTTTACCAATACTTGAAGGTAGCATGGTACAAACGAAATATGGTACTGTTAACACTGAACATATGCTATTTATTGGTGCTGGAGCATTCCACGTGGCTAAACCAAGTGATTTAATTCCTGAGTTGCAAGGTCGTTTCCCAATTCGTGTTGAATTAGAAAGTCTTTCAGTAGAAGATTTTGTACGAATCTTGACTGAACCGAAATTATCACTTATCAAACAATATGAAGCGCTACTTCAAACAGAAGAAGTGACAGTCAACTTTACCGATGACTCGATTAAACGTCTGGCAGAAATTGCGTTCCAGGTAAACCAAGATACTGATAACATTGGCGCACGTCGTTTGCATACTATACTTGAAAAAATGCTTGAAGATTTATCATTTGAAGCACCAAGTATGCCCAATGCGGTTGTAGACATCACACCACAATATGTTGATGATAAGTTGAAATCAATTTCAACAAACAAAGATTTAAGTGCATTTATTTTATAA
- the hslV gene encoding ATP-dependent protease subunit HslV — protein MSTSIHATTIFAVQHNGHSAMAGDGQVTLGEQVIMKQTARKVRRLYNDKVLAGFAGSVADAFTLFEKFETKLQQFGGNLERAAVELAQEWRGDKQLRQLEAMLIVMDEDSILVVSGTGEVIAPDDALIAIGSGGNYALSAGRALKRHATNLTAEEMAYESLKVASDICVFTNDQIVVEKL, from the coding sequence ATGAGTACATCTATTCACGCGACAACGATTTTTGCAGTGCAACATAACGGCCATTCAGCAATGGCAGGTGATGGACAAGTAACACTTGGTGAACAAGTGATTATGAAACAAACAGCACGAAAGGTTAGACGCTTATACAATGATAAAGTTTTAGCCGGATTTGCAGGAAGCGTTGCAGATGCATTTACATTATTCGAAAAATTCGAAACTAAATTACAACAATTCGGTGGTAATTTAGAAAGAGCCGCAGTTGAATTAGCTCAGGAATGGAGAGGTGACAAACAACTGCGTCAACTAGAAGCAATGCTAATCGTTATGGATGAGGATTCAATCCTTGTAGTAAGTGGTACAGGAGAAGTAATCGCACCAGACGATGCTTTAATAGCAATTGGTTCAGGAGGCAATTACGCATTGAGTGCAGGAAGAGCCTTGAAACGTCATGCCACAAATTTAACTGCAGAAGAAATGGCTTATGAAAGTTTAAAAGTTGCGTCTGATATTTGTGTATTTACAAATGATCAAATCGTAGTTGAAAAATTATAA
- the xerC gene encoding tyrosine recombinase XerC: MEEIQQAYLFMLKVERQFSEHTLKSYHDDLEQFNVFLKQEYLELSAFEYKDARNYLSYLYSKNLKRTSVSRKISTLRSFYEYWMTQDEKVINPFIQLVHPKKEQYLPHFFYEEEMEALFDTVEKDPKKGLRDRVILELLYATGIRVSELVHIKESDLDMNLPGVKVLGKGGKERFIPFGEFCKQSIERYLELFKPKIKNDHNYLLVNMNGAPITERGVRYVLNDVVKRTAGVTDIHPHKLRHTFATHMLNQGADLRTVQSLLGHVNLSTTGRYTHVTNEQLRKVYLNAHPRAKKEN, translated from the coding sequence TTGGAAGAAATCCAACAGGCATATTTATTTATGTTAAAAGTTGAACGACAGTTTTCAGAGCATACTTTAAAGTCATACCACGATGATTTAGAACAGTTCAATGTATTTTTAAAACAAGAATATTTAGAGCTATCTGCATTCGAATATAAAGATGCAAGAAACTATCTAAGTTATTTATATTCGAAAAACTTGAAAAGAACCTCAGTTTCTCGTAAAATTTCTACGCTGAGAAGTTTTTACGAATATTGGATGACACAAGATGAAAAAGTTATAAATCCATTTATTCAATTAGTGCATCCCAAGAAAGAACAATATTTACCACACTTTTTTTATGAAGAAGAAATGGAAGCTTTATTTGACACTGTTGAAAAAGACCCGAAAAAAGGTTTGAGAGATAGAGTGATTTTGGAACTTCTTTATGCAACAGGCATAAGGGTTTCGGAGTTAGTCCATATAAAAGAGTCTGATTTAGATATGAATTTACCTGGTGTGAAGGTGTTAGGTAAAGGTGGTAAAGAACGCTTTATTCCATTTGGAGAATTTTGCAAGCAAAGTATAGAACGATATTTAGAATTATTTAAACCTAAAATTAAAAATGATCATAATTATTTATTAGTAAATATGAACGGTGCGCCTATCACAGAGCGTGGCGTTCGTTATGTGTTAAACGATGTTGTAAAACGTACAGCTGGCGTAACGGATATTCACCCACATAAATTAAGACATACATTTGCAACACACATGCTTAATCAGGGTGCTGATTTACGTACCGTTCAATCCTTGTTAGGTCATGTGAATTTATCAACTACAGGTCGTTACACACATGTTACAAATGAACAATTAAGAAAAGTATATTTAAACGCACATCCTCGTGCAAAAAAGGAGAATTAG
- the trmFO gene encoding FADH(2)-oxidizing methylenetetrahydrofolate--tRNA-(uracil(54)-C(5))-methyltransferase TrmFO translates to MTQTVNVIGAGLAGSEAAYQLAQRGIKVNLIEMRPVKQTPAHHTDQFAELVCSNSLRGNALTNAVGVLKEEMRRLDSLIISAADKARVPAGGALAVDRHDFAGYVTETLKNHPNVTVLNEEINSIPDGYTIIATGPLTTEKLAAEIVEATGEDQLYFYDAAAPIIEKESIDMNKVYLKSRYDKGEAAYLNCPMTEEEFNIFYDALMEAEVAPVNEFEKEKYFEGCMPFEVMAERGRKTLLFGPMKPVGLEDPKTGERPYAVVQLRQDDAAGTLYNLVGFQTHLKWGAQKDVIRLIPGLENVEIVRYGVMHRNTFINSPDVLTEKYELIGREEVHFAGQMTGVEGYVESAASGLVAGINVAHKIKDRGGVVFPRETMIGSMAYYISHAKNEKNFQPMNANFGLLPTLEKRVKDKKLRYEKLADRALSYLDNYKQTL, encoded by the coding sequence ATGACTCAAACTGTCAATGTTATAGGGGCTGGTCTAGCCGGTTCAGAAGCAGCATATCAATTAGCTCAAAGAGGGATAAAAGTTAATTTAATAGAGATGAGGCCAGTGAAGCAAACACCAGCACATCATACTGATCAATTTGCAGAGTTAGTTTGTTCAAACTCATTACGTGGCAATGCATTAACAAATGCAGTTGGTGTTCTTAAGGAAGAGATGAGACGCCTTGATTCACTTATTATTAGTGCAGCAGATAAAGCAAGAGTACCTGCTGGTGGTGCGTTAGCAGTAGATCGACATGATTTTGCTGGTTACGTTACAGAAACTTTGAAAAATCATCCCAATGTAACAGTGTTAAATGAAGAAATTAACAGCATACCTGATGGTTACACTATCATTGCTACAGGTCCATTAACTACAGAAAAATTGGCTGCTGAAATTGTTGAAGCTACTGGTGAAGATCAATTGTATTTTTATGATGCCGCAGCTCCAATAATTGAAAAAGAAAGTATAGATATGAATAAGGTATATTTGAAATCTCGTTATGACAAAGGTGAAGCAGCATATCTGAACTGCCCAATGACTGAAGAAGAATTCAATATATTTTATGATGCATTAATGGAAGCAGAAGTTGCACCAGTAAATGAATTTGAGAAGGAAAAGTATTTTGAAGGGTGTATGCCCTTTGAAGTTATGGCAGAACGTGGACGTAAAACTTTATTGTTTGGACCTATGAAACCAGTAGGGTTAGAAGATCCTAAAACAGGTGAACGTCCATATGCAGTTGTACAATTGAGACAAGATGATGCTGCAGGTACATTATATAATCTTGTAGGTTTCCAAACACATTTAAAATGGGGGGCACAAAAAGACGTTATACGTTTAATCCCTGGTTTAGAAAATGTAGAAATCGTAAGATATGGTGTGATGCATCGAAATACATTTATTAACTCGCCAGATGTGTTGACAGAAAAGTATGAGTTGATAGGTAGAGAAGAAGTTCATTTTGCTGGTCAAATGACTGGCGTTGAAGGTTATGTTGAAAGTGCAGCAAGTGGTTTAGTAGCAGGCATCAATGTAGCTCATAAAATTAAAGATAGAGGCGGCGTAGTATTTCCAAGAGAAACAATGATTGGAAGTATGGCTTATTATATTTCTCATGCTAAAAACGAGAAAAATTTCCAACCAATGAATGCGAATTTTGGTTTACTGCCAACTTTAGAAAAACGTGTTAAAGATAAAAAATTACGTTACGAAAAACTTGCAGACCGCGCGTTATCATATTTAGATAATTATAAGCAAACTTTATAA
- the topA gene encoding type I DNA topoisomerase — MTENLVIVESPAKAKTIEKYLGKKYKVIASMGHVRDLPRSQMGVDDENDFEPKYITIRGKGPVVKELKKHAKKAKKIFLASDPDREGEAIAWHLANILNLEESVENRVVFNEITKDAVKDSFKHPRGIEMNLVDAQQARRILDRLVGYNISPVLWKKVKKGLSAGRVQSVALRLVIDRENEIRNFKPEEYWKIDGEFRYKKSKFNAKFLHLKNKPFKLTNKDDVEKITAQLDGDQFEVTKVTKKEKTRYPANPFTTSTLQQEAARKLNFKARKTMMLAQQLYEGIDLKRQGTVGLITYMRTDSTRVSDQAKSEAKSYIEEIYGNNYLSNRKAKGQQGDQDAHEAIRPTGTLRTPNEMKNYLTRDQHRLYKLIWERFVASQMAPAILDTVAMDLTQNDLKFRANGQTIKFKGFMTLYIETTDDDEGGKENKLPKIEEGEMVTATNIEPSQHYTQPPPRYTEARLVKTMEELKIGRPSTYAPTIDTIQKRNYVKNESKRFVPTELGEIVHEQVKDYFPEIIDVDFTVNMETLLDKVADGEIPWKKVIRDFYSSFSQDVERAEEEMEKIEIKDEPAGEDCELCGSPMVIKMGRYGKFMACSNFPDCRNTKAIIKTIGVTCPKCKEGDVVERKSKKNRIFFGCSKYPECDFVTWDKPVGRDCPKCEQYLVEKKQGRKSQVICSNCDYKEELQK; from the coding sequence TTGACAGAAAATTTAGTCATAGTTGAATCGCCTGCAAAAGCTAAAACCATTGAAAAATATTTAGGTAAAAAATATAAAGTTATCGCATCTATGGGGCATGTTAGAGACTTGCCACGTAGCCAAATGGGCGTAGATGATGAAAATGATTTTGAGCCAAAATATATTACGATACGCGGCAAAGGTCCAGTTGTTAAAGAACTTAAAAAACATGCTAAGAAAGCAAAAAAAATATTCTTAGCGAGTGACCCTGACCGTGAAGGTGAGGCAATTGCTTGGCATTTGGCGAACATATTAAATTTAGAAGAATCAGTAGAAAATAGAGTAGTATTTAATGAAATAACAAAAGATGCCGTGAAAGATAGCTTTAAACATCCTAGAGGCATAGAAATGAATCTTGTTGACGCTCAGCAAGCGAGACGTATATTAGACCGTTTAGTTGGTTATAATATTTCACCAGTATTGTGGAAAAAAGTTAAAAAAGGTTTGTCGGCTGGACGTGTCCAATCTGTAGCACTTAGATTAGTTATTGATCGTGAAAATGAAATCAGAAACTTTAAACCTGAAGAATATTGGAAAATTGATGGTGAATTTAGATACAAGAAATCCAAATTCAATGCCAAATTCCTTCATTTAAAAAACAAGCCATTTAAGTTAACGAATAAAGATGATGTAGAAAAAATTACAGCACAGTTAGATGGAGATCAGTTTGAGGTAACGAAAGTAACGAAAAAAGAAAAAACACGTTATCCAGCTAATCCATTTACAACATCAACATTGCAACAAGAAGCTGCGCGTAAATTGAACTTCAAAGCCCGAAAAACAATGATGCTAGCGCAACAATTGTATGAAGGTATTGATTTGAAACGACAAGGTACAGTCGGTTTAATCACATATATGCGTACAGATTCAACAAGAGTATCTGATCAAGCTAAATCTGAAGCGAAAAGTTATATTGAAGAAATATATGGTAATAACTATTTGTCAAATCGTAAAGCTAAAGGACAACAAGGCGATCAAGATGCCCATGAAGCAATCAGACCAACTGGAACATTGCGTACACCAAATGAAATGAAAAATTATTTAACACGTGATCAACACAGATTATACAAATTAATTTGGGAACGTTTTGTAGCAAGTCAAATGGCACCTGCGATTCTAGATACTGTTGCTATGGATTTAACACAAAATGATTTGAAATTCCGTGCGAACGGACAAACGATTAAGTTTAAAGGGTTCATGACATTATACATTGAAACTACAGACGACGATGAAGGCGGTAAAGAAAATAAATTACCTAAAATTGAAGAAGGCGAAATGGTTACAGCAACTAATATTGAACCTTCTCAACATTACACACAACCACCACCGCGTTATACTGAAGCGCGTTTAGTAAAAACAATGGAAGAATTGAAAATTGGACGACCATCTACGTATGCACCGACAATAGATACAATACAAAAGAGAAATTATGTAAAAAATGAAAGTAAGCGATTTGTTCCAACTGAACTAGGTGAAATCGTTCATGAACAAGTGAAGGATTATTTCCCTGAAATCATTGATGTCGACTTTACTGTAAACATGGAGACATTATTGGATAAAGTAGCTGATGGCGAAATTCCTTGGAAAAAAGTAATTCGTGATTTTTATAGTAGCTTTAGCCAAGATGTTGAACGTGCAGAAGAAGAAATGGAAAAAATTGAAATTAAAGATGAACCAGCTGGAGAAGATTGTGAACTATGTGGATCACCAATGGTAATTAAAATGGGACGCTATGGTAAATTCATGGCATGTTCTAACTTCCCAGACTGTCGTAACACGAAAGCAATTATCAAAACGATTGGCGTGACTTGTCCTAAATGTAAAGAGGGCGATGTCGTTGAACGCAAATCTAAAAAGAACCGTATTTTCTTCGGCTGTTCAAAATATCCTGAGTGTGACTTTGTTACATGGGATAAACCTGTAGGTCGTGATTGTCCTAAATGTGAACAATATCTTGTTGAGAAAAAACAAGGACGTAAAAGTCAGGTTATTTGTTCAAACTGTGATTATAAAGAAGAACTGCAAAAATAA
- the dprA gene encoding DNA-processing protein DprA: MREHQYLKLRFSGLTTHQIHQLLRYNSNFLDYKQVEQNQLLKQFLSTLKTKRKTEIYEQYLNIEVKNILTTLRQWNLKYISIEQSSYPILLREIYEPPLILFYKGKISLMQSPQTLAIIGSRHATEYSQKALNILFPSFKKENLTIISGLAKGADKMAHELALSMNMSAIAVLGFGHLQHYPKETFEIRKRLEIEGLVVSEYIPFQRPKKHHFPERNRIISGLSKGILITESKANSGTCITTNFALEQNREVYILPGSIFNPMTEGNLLSAQEGAKIVLKASDILIDYN; this comes from the coding sequence ATGAGAGAACACCAATATTTAAAACTACGTTTTTCAGGTTTAACGACCCACCAAATACATCAACTGTTAAGGTATAATTCTAATTTTTTAGACTATAAGCAAGTGGAACAAAATCAACTACTCAAACAATTTTTAAGTACATTAAAAACAAAGAGAAAAACAGAAATTTATGAGCAATATCTAAATATAGAAGTTAAAAACATATTAACAACGTTACGACAATGGAATTTAAAGTACATTTCAATAGAGCAGTCTTCATATCCCATATTACTTCGTGAAATCTATGAACCACCACTCATCCTTTTCTATAAAGGAAAGATATCTTTAATGCAATCTCCTCAAACTCTTGCTATTATAGGGTCAAGGCATGCGACAGAATATAGTCAAAAAGCATTGAACATTCTTTTTCCTTCATTTAAAAAAGAAAACTTAACTATAATCTCTGGCTTAGCTAAAGGCGCAGATAAAATGGCACACGAACTCGCTCTATCAATGAACATGTCTGCAATTGCAGTACTAGGTTTCGGCCATTTACAACATTATCCAAAAGAAACATTTGAAATTAGAAAACGATTAGAAATCGAAGGACTTGTAGTAAGTGAATACATTCCTTTTCAGAGACCGAAAAAGCATCATTTTCCTGAGCGTAATAGAATAATAAGTGGATTGTCAAAAGGTATATTGATTACAGAATCTAAAGCAAATAGTGGAACATGTATTACAACAAATTTTGCCTTAGAACAAAATAGAGAAGTATACATACTACCAGGTTCTATTTTTAATCCGATGACTGAAGGGAATTTATTAAGTGCTCAAGAAGGAGCAAAAATTGTATTAAAAGCAAGTGATATATTAATAGATTATAATTGA
- the sucD gene encoding succinate--CoA ligase subunit alpha translates to MSVFIDKNTKVIVQGITGSTALFHTKQMLEYGTQIVAGVTPGKGGQVVEGVPVFNTVEEAQKETGATVSVIYVPAPFAADAILECIDAELDLAICITEHIPVIDMVKVKRYSEGKETRVIGPNCPGVITADESKIGIMPGYIHKKGHVGVVSRSGTLTYEAVHQLTEEGIGQTTAVGIGGDPVNGTNFIDVLKAFNEDDETKAVVMIGEIGGTAEEEAAEWIKANMTKPVVGFVGGQTAPPGKRMGHAGAIISGGKGTAEEKVKTLNNCGVKTADTPSEIGTTLIDAAKEAGIYEQLLTVKQ, encoded by the coding sequence ATGAGCGTATTTATTGATAAAAATACAAAAGTAATTGTACAAGGTATCACAGGGTCAACTGCCCTTTTCCATACAAAACAGATGCTTGAATATGGTACACAAATTGTTGCTGGGGTAACACCAGGTAAAGGCGGACAAGTAGTAGAAGGTGTACCAGTATTCAACACAGTTGAAGAAGCACAAAAAGAAACAGGTGCTACAGTATCTGTTATCTATGTACCTGCGCCATTCGCAGCAGATGCAATTTTAGAATGTATAGATGCAGAATTAGATTTAGCTATCTGTATTACAGAACATATTCCAGTAATTGATATGGTTAAAGTTAAACGTTACTCAGAAGGTAAAGAAACACGTGTTATTGGACCTAACTGTCCGGGTGTTATTACTGCTGATGAATCTAAAATTGGTATCATGCCAGGCTATATTCATAAAAAAGGTCACGTAGGCGTAGTTTCTCGTTCAGGTACTTTAACTTATGAAGCTGTACACCAATTAACTGAAGAAGGTATTGGTCAAACAACAGCTGTAGGTATCGGTGGCGATCCAGTCAATGGTACAAACTTTATTGATGTGCTAAAAGCATTTAATGAAGATGATGAAACAAAAGCAGTCGTTATGATTGGTGAAATCGGTGGAACAGCAGAAGAAGAAGCTGCTGAATGGATTAAAGCTAACATGACTAAACCTGTAGTAGGTTTCGTCGGAGGACAAACAGCCCCTCCAGGTAAACGTATGGGCCATGCCGGTGCGATTATTTCAGGTGGTAAAGGTACTGCTGAAGAAAAAGTTAAAACACTTAATAATTGTGGTGTTAAAACTGCAGATACACCATCAGAAATTGGTACAACATTAATAGATGCCGCTAAAGAAGCAGGCATCTATGAGCAATTATTAACTGTAAAACAATAA